A genomic segment from Colletotrichum higginsianum IMI 349063 chromosome 5, whole genome shotgun sequence encodes:
- a CDS encoding Non-specific serine/threonine protein kinase, translating to MDSSQSATLSNGTSQRRKLTKKPPSSYQQHTRSSSGLDGGIDALSLQSKRSSTSLRRAPSAPPARTTPSNAAAAASAAAILPGVASSAAASNSSSPRHLPSTQTHLPNPSPVLPQGQFAGFAPSPTAYYHPQTQTQTQTSTFHAHAHGYANANANASAAFSPHHHQNFNHQNTFYQNKNNNSNNVDSSPVANGVGVGIAHSSDRSLDPSATSPLSSQPNDEFIGAPFDGAAVLSRIEQTKSPVTAQPQPYQSLYQRQNAPAPLLKSATDSRIRSPALRQSQSFTNDTAMMNEKSQGGRMTESSMMSPKRYSDEAKEPRMGVLRKKSGFSGFMNSLVGTPKKPVISAPENPVHVTHVGYDSSTGQFTGLPKEWQRLINESGIPEKERRENPQTMVDIITFYKETTERPAEDQVLEKFHDARAPDYRQYANANANSPSGAMSPGMYPPTSYMGMSPMISPPASPRFPTVNHEGSFENPRQPPPVPGVVGVKGSGAKDINLMPSRPAPKPPVSLPMRSAASPYPAKDSGIGMSQPGEDLPPVAYQPPKENVPMLPEEHRTRSRSNSRVGASPAYVPPTPNPQNPQANLYQQQLLQQQQEQALAQAQAAMSGQISRAPSKRQPAQQSTPPQSQPQYPQGTTANGGPGQRQQVGVPGAPGSRPRHRPRQSTGIDVVAALKRICSDGDPREVYKNFNKIGQGASGGVYTGYERGSNRLVAIKQMNLEQQPKKDLIINEILVMKDSSHPNIVNFIDSYLCGGELWVVMEFMEGGSLTDVVTFNIMTEGQIASVCRETLKGLQHLHSKGVIHRDIKSDNILLSMEGNIKLTDFGFCATINEAQNKRTTMVGTPYWMAPEVVTRKEYGRKVDIWSLGIMAIEMIEGEPPYLTESPLRALWLIATNGTPHIKEESNLSPVFRDFLYFALKVDPEKRASAHDLLRHEFMKGCVDLSQLSPLVRAAREARLAEKARKGQ from the exons ATGGATAGCAGCCAGAGCGCGACTCTTTCCAACGGCACCTCCCAACGTCGCAAGCTTACCAAGAAGCCCCCCTCGTCCTACCAGCAGCACACACGCTCCTCGAGTGGTCTCGATGGTGGCATCGACGCCCTATCGCTCCAGAGCAAACGGAGCTCTACCTCGCTGAGACGCGCCCCTTCCGCTCCACCTGCTCGGACGACCCCCTCAaacgctgccgccgctgcttcggccgctgctaTTCTTCCTGGTGTTGCTTCTTCTGCCGCCGCTTCCAACAGTTCTTCTCCCCGCCACCTTCCCTCAACGCAGACGCACCTTCCCAATCCCTCCCCCGTCCTGCCTCAGGGTCAGTTCGCCGGATTCGCTCCTTCCCCAACTGCCTACTACCACccccagacccagacccagacccagacctCCACCTTCCACGCTCACGCTCACGGctacgccaacgccaacgccaacgccagtGCCGCCTTCTctcctcaccaccaccagaaCTTCAACCACCAAAACACTTTCTaccaaaacaaaaacaacaacagcaacaacgtCGACAGCTCCCCCGTTGCTAACGGTGTTGGTGTCGGTATCGCCCACAGCAGTGATCGGTCACTCGACCCCTCAGCGACGTCGCCTCTGTCGTCACAACCCAACGACGAATTCATCGGCGCTCCATTTGACGGCGCTGCGGTCCTGAGCCGCATCGAGCAGACCAAGTCGCCCGTCACTGCTCAACCCCAGCCCTACCAGAGTCTCTATCAGCGACAGAACGCCCCGGCGCCGCTTCTCAAGTCAGCCACCGATTCGCGCATCAGAAGCCCTGCCCTTCGACAATCCCAGAGCTTCACGAACGATACCGCGATGATGAACGAAAAGTCACAGGGCGGCCGGATGACGGAGAGCTCTATGATGAGCCCCAAGCGCTATTCGGATGAGGCAAAGGAGCCTCGGATGGGCGTCCTGCGTAAGAAGTCGGGCTTCTCTGGGTTCATGAACAGCTTGGTCGGCACgcccaagaagcccgtcATCTCGGCGCCTGAGAACCCCGTCCATGTCACTCATGTCGGCTACGACAGCTCGACCGGCCAATTCACT GGTCTCCCGAAAGAATGGCAAAGGTTAATCAACGAAAGTGGAATTCCCGAAAAGGAACGCAGGGAAAACCCCCAGACCATGGTTGACATCATCACTTTCTACAAGGAGACGACCGAGAGGCCAGCCGAGGATCAAGTATTGGAGAAATTCCACGATGCCAGAGCGCCTGATTATCGTCAGTACGCGAATGCGAACGCGAACTCGCCGTCAGGCGCTATGTCGCCGGGCATGTATCCGCCAACAAGTTATATGGGTATGTCACCAATGATCAGTCCACCTGCGAGCCCTAGGTTTCCAACTGTCAATCATGAAGGATCTTTCGAAAACCCCCGTCAGCCGCCCCCCGTCCCGGGAGTCGTCGGAGTCAAAGGCTCCGGCGCCAAGGACATCAACCTGATGCCCAGCCGTCCGGCCCCGAAGCCTCCTGTCAGCCTCCCGATGAGGTCCGCTGCCTCGCCCTACCCCGCCAAGGACTCCGGCATTGGAATGTCTCAGCCCGGTGAGGACCTGCCCCCGGTCGCATACCAACCGCCCAAGGAGAACGTCCCCATGCTTCCCGAGGAGCACCGAACCCGATCCCGATCCAACTCACGTGTCGGCGCCTCCCCAGCCTACGTGCCGCCGACTCCTAACCCGCAGAACCCGCAGGCGAACCTgtaccagcagcagcttttgcagcagcagcaagagcAGGCTTTGGCACAGGCGCAAGCGGCCATGTCTGGCCAGATCAGCCGCGCCCCGAGTAAGAGACAGCCCGCCCAGCAATCGACCCCACCCCAATCGCAGCCCCAGTACCCCCAGGGCACCACGGCCAACGGCGGTCCcggccagcggcagcaggtTGGCGTTCCCGGCGCTCCTGGCTCCAGGCCTCGGCACCGACCCCGCCAGAGCACTGGCATCGATGTCGTCGCGGCACTCAAGCGCATCTGCTCCGACGGAGATCCTCGCGAAGTCTACAAGAACTTCAATAAGATTGGACAAGGCGCGTCTGGCGGTGTTTACACCGGCTACGAACGAGGATCCAACCGTCTGGTCGCCATCAAGCAAATGAATCTCGAGCAGCAACCCAAGAAGGATTTGATCATCAACGAAATCCTGGTCATGAAGGACAGCTCCCACCCCAACATTGTCAACTTCATCGACAGCTACCTTTGCGGAGGCGAGCTCTGGGTGGTGATGGAATTCATGGAGGGTGGGAGTCTGACTGATGTTGTCACTTTCAACATCATGACCGAGGGACAGATTGCATCTGTCTGCCGGGAAACGCTTAAGGGCCTGCAGCACCTCCATTCCAAGGGTGTTATCCACCGCGATATCAAGTCGGACAACATTCTCCTATCGATGGAGGGCAACATCAAACTGA CCGACTTCGGTTTCTGCGCAACTATCAACGAGGCCCAAAATAAGCGTACCACTATGGTTGGCACACCTTATTGGATGGCCCCTGAAGTTGTCACTCGCAAGGAGTATGGGCGCAAGGTGGATATTTGGTCTCTTGGCATCATGGCCATTGAGATGATTGAGGGAGAGCCGCCCTACCTGACAGAATCACCTCTTAGAGCGTTGTGGCTGATCGCTACCAACGGCACCCCTCACATCAAGGAGGAGTCCAACCTGTCGCCAGTCTTCCGGGACTTTCTCTACTTTGCACTCAAGGTTGACCCTGAGAAGAGAGCAAGTGCACATGATCTCTTGAGA CATGAATTCATGAAGGGTTGTGTTGATCTCTCTCAGCTGTCGCCTTTGGTGCGTGCTGCCAGAGAAGCACGTCTTGCGGAAAAGGCTAGGAAGGGACAGTAG